TGCAGTCGACGCACAGCAATGCGCCGCGCTTTCGGCACGCGTCGGCAATCGCGGGCAGGTCGGCGACAAAGCCACTGAAAAACTGGACGGAACTGATCGACACGAGCCGCGTCCGTTCATTTATCGTATTCGCTATACTATCAACTGAAATCCGGCCCTCGACGGGCTCGACGCGCCTGAGTTCGACACCCAGCCGTTCGAGGTTCATCCAGGGGTAGACGTTGGCGGGGAACTCGACGCTCGGCAAAACGACGTTGTCGCCCGACCGCCAGTCGAGGCCCGACGAGAGAATCGACAGACCTTCCGAGACGTTGCGCGTGAAGGCGATGCCGTTCGCCGGCATCCGGAGCGCGCGGGCAAGCATGCCCCGCAGCTCCTCGATCAACGCCCCGGTGCGCTCCCAGTGTTTCTCGCCTTCGATGGAAAGAGACTCGATATACCGCTCGGCCGCGTCCCGCCCGTAGGATGGCAAAGGGCCGACGGCGGCATGATTCAGGTAGATCCACTTCTCGGTGACCGGGAACAGCCGCCGGCGTTCATCGCTGTTCAGCATCTGGCGGTTCCGGTCATTCCCCGAAGACTTCGCTCGCATCCCCGTAGAAGGGCACTTTTCGTTTCACGATGACCGAGATGTGCCGGTTCGCATAGGAGAGGGGATCGAGCTTCTCGATCAACTTCTGATCGGCGCAGCCTCGGATCTCCATGATCTGGCCCTTGGGAACGCCGTTCTGTTCGAGGAGGATACGGGCCATGTTCGCACGTTCGGTCGAGAGTTCCCAGTTCGACTCCCCGTTCGGTCCCTGGTAAGGAACGCTGTTGGTATGTCCCTCGATGGCCAGCCGGTTCGGCATGTCGCGGACGATACCCGCAAGGTGCGTCAGCATCTGCTTCACGTGAGGGGTGAACCGCTCGTTGATCGTCCCAAACAGGCTGGCCTGCTGGTTGTCGACGAGATCGATGCGGATCTCCTCCTCGTTGATGCTCATCCGGACATTCGTCGAATAGCCGGGCATGCTTTTCAGCTCGGTCTTGAGCCCCGCGATATTCTTTGCGTCCTTGAGAGGACGGGGCTTGGGCATGGAAATCGGGTTGGTGACGTTCGGCCACGCCACGTTGAACGGCACGGGATACGTTTTCGGCTTGAAACCGTTGAAAAAGAGAAGGTCAGCCGTCGAGCTGAGCGGCGTCTTGAAAAAATCCTCGATGACTTTCTTGGAGTTCGGGTTGAGACCGATGACCCACATCACGAGGAAGAACGCCATCATGGCAGTGATGAAGTCGGCATACGCCACCTTCCAGGTACCGCCATGATGACCGCCGCCATGCTTTCTGGCCATGGTTATTCCTCCTGTCGTGTGCCTTCAGATCAGGCTCAGCCGCCCGTTCCCTTTGCGGAGAGGAACTTCTCAGTCTCCTCGAAGGTCGACCGGTACCGGGGTGGCACATGCCGCCGGGCGATTTCGATGCAGATCTTCGCGGCATATCCGCGGGAAAAC
This genomic stretch from Candidatus Ozemobacteraceae bacterium harbors:
- a CDS encoding flagellar motor protein MotB, encoding MARKHGGGHHGGTWKVAYADFITAMMAFFLVMWVIGLNPNSKKVIEDFFKTPLSSTADLLFFNGFKPKTYPVPFNVAWPNVTNPISMPKPRPLKDAKNIAGLKTELKSMPGYSTNVRMSINEEEIRIDLVDNQQASLFGTINERFTPHVKQMLTHLAGIVRDMPNRLAIEGHTNSVPYQGPNGESNWELSTERANMARILLEQNGVPKGQIMEIRGCADQKLIEKLDPLSYANRHISVIVKRKVPFYGDASEVFGE